The following proteins are co-located in the Halococcus salsus genome:
- a CDS encoding DUF7529 family protein, which translates to MPEISDDPDSADRVTANADALKNAWAATLDDMEALAAEYADEGWETITVPAGHTAPEPPDSGVEGRFGLVYVIPGDRAEDVATAIEAGEFPRYDVYRNEAGGQVFLVTVLTDPDTETAVFVAGGFERRTSRSLLSAVQDAGVMYTHLQKLDGTPVGSFEHDDPGKFFPATDFTAGE; encoded by the coding sequence ATGCCCGAGATCAGCGACGACCCCGACTCGGCCGACCGCGTCACGGCCAACGCCGACGCGCTCAAGAACGCGTGGGCGGCGACGCTCGACGACATGGAGGCGCTCGCGGCGGAGTACGCCGACGAGGGCTGGGAGACCATCACGGTCCCGGCGGGCCACACCGCCCCCGAACCGCCGGACAGCGGCGTCGAAGGACGGTTCGGGCTGGTCTACGTCATCCCCGGCGACCGCGCCGAGGACGTCGCGACGGCGATCGAGGCCGGCGAGTTCCCGCGCTACGACGTCTACCGCAACGAGGCCGGCGGCCAGGTCTTCCTGGTCACGGTGCTCACCGACCCCGACACCGAGACGGCGGTCTTCGTCGCGGGCGGGTTCGAGCGCCGGACGTCGCGGTCGCTACTGAGCGCCGTCCAGGATGCCGGGGTCATGTACACCCACCTCCAGAAGCTCGACGGCACGCCCGTCGGGTCGTTCGAACACGACGATCCTGGAAAGTTCTTCCCGGCGACCGACTTCACCGCGGGCGAGTAG
- a CDS encoding DUF7555 family protein, which yields MAHPDRRPPVGSAAHRARQALDAATYAVVVVLCVAAAAAVVSLPLGWGLVGVKYALFFAGFLVFGVSTLWLRPTPPWKDDEGSAGRREESRFQAAVQRAPPLRRYGLVPDDRLSPAAKLFLSSLLMLAVSFALETVFGVTV from the coding sequence ATGGCCCACCCCGACCGCCGGCCGCCGGTCGGATCGGCGGCCCACCGCGCACGCCAGGCGCTCGACGCGGCGACGTACGCCGTCGTGGTCGTCCTGTGTGTCGCGGCGGCCGCGGCGGTCGTGAGCCTCCCCCTCGGGTGGGGGCTGGTCGGCGTGAAGTACGCCCTCTTCTTCGCCGGGTTCCTCGTCTTCGGGGTCTCGACGCTGTGGCTCCGCCCGACCCCGCCGTGGAAGGACGACGAGGGCTCCGCCGGCCGACGCGAGGAGAGCCGGTTTCAGGCCGCCGTCCAGCGGGCCCCGCCGCTCCGGCGCTACGGATTGGTCCCGGACGACCGACTCTCGCCGGCCGCGAAGCTCTTCCTCTCGAGCCTCCTGATGCTCGCGGTCTCGTTCGCGCTGGAGACCGTCTTCGGCGTCACGGTGTAG
- a CDS encoding ABC transporter ATP-binding protein has protein sequence MSETVQREEGTQHGEALVEVSNLKTYYEDGGLLSNEPVKAVDDVSLSIDRGETLGLVGESGCGKTTLGRTLVQLETATDGEVLFDGTDVTRLSGSDLKDWRRNAQIVFQDPQSSLNDRMTVGEIVREPLDVHDWKEPRDRRQRVRELLETVGLREEHYYRYPHQFSGGQRQRVGIARALALEPEFVVLDEPVSALDVSVQAKILNLLEDLQNEFGLTYLFIAHDLSVVRHICDRVAVMYLGNIMEVGPAEELFEDPANPYTHALLSAIPEPDPDTDKERITLRGTPPSPRDPPAGCPFSTRCPAKIRPEKYRDADDELWERIEVFQEILRERERADRSLSECARSLLGMETRFSDIEEINEEVFGDVQVPTEVQRHIEEAESHVRDDDEEAALATLLDEFGSECDAETPAHHEVSSAGRVSLCHRHKPDHDEPQDVFDRTVFEG, from the coding sequence ATGAGTGAGACCGTCCAGCGCGAGGAGGGCACCCAGCACGGCGAGGCGCTGGTCGAGGTCTCGAACCTGAAGACCTACTACGAGGACGGCGGGCTGCTCTCGAACGAGCCGGTGAAGGCGGTCGACGACGTCAGCCTCTCGATCGACCGGGGCGAGACCCTCGGCCTCGTTGGCGAATCCGGCTGTGGGAAGACGACCCTCGGGCGAACCCTGGTCCAGCTCGAAACCGCGACCGACGGCGAGGTGCTGTTCGACGGCACCGACGTCACCCGGCTCTCGGGCTCGGACCTGAAGGACTGGCGACGCAACGCCCAGATCGTCTTCCAGGACCCACAGTCGAGCCTCAACGACCGGATGACCGTCGGGGAGATCGTTCGCGAACCCCTCGACGTCCACGACTGGAAGGAACCCCGGGACCGTCGCCAGCGCGTGCGCGAACTCCTCGAAACCGTCGGGCTCCGCGAGGAACACTACTACCGATACCCCCACCAGTTCTCCGGTGGGCAGCGCCAGCGGGTCGGGATCGCGCGCGCGCTCGCGCTCGAACCCGAGTTCGTCGTGCTCGACGAACCCGTGAGCGCGCTCGACGTCTCGGTCCAGGCGAAGATCCTGAACCTCCTCGAGGACCTCCAGAACGAGTTCGGGCTGACCTACCTCTTCATCGCTCACGACCTCTCGGTGGTGCGCCACATCTGTGACCGGGTCGCCGTGATGTACCTCGGGAACATCATGGAGGTCGGCCCCGCCGAGGAACTGTTCGAGGACCCGGCGAACCCCTACACCCACGCGTTGCTGTCGGCGATCCCGGAACCCGACCCCGACACCGACAAGGAGCGGATCACGCTCCGGGGGACCCCGCCGTCGCCGCGCGACCCGCCCGCCGGCTGTCCGTTCAGCACGCGGTGTCCGGCGAAGATCCGCCCCGAGAAGTACCGCGACGCCGACGACGAACTCTGGGAGCGGATCGAGGTGTTTCAGGAGATCCTCCGCGAGCGAGAGCGCGCCGACCGGAGCCTCTCCGAATGCGCCCGGAGCCTCCTCGGGATGGAGACCCGCTTTTCGGACATCGAGGAGATCAACGAGGAGGTCTTCGGGGACGTCCAGGTCCCCACCGAGGTTCAGCGCCACATCGAGGAGGCCGAATCCCATGTCCGTGACGACGACGAGGAGGCGGCGCTCGCAACGCTCCTCGACGAGTTCGGGAGCGAGTGCGACGCCGAGACCCCCGCCCACCACGAGGTGAGTTCGGCGGGGCGGGTGAGCCTCTGTCACCGCCACAAACCCGACCACGACGAGCCCCAGGACGTCTTCGACCGGACCGTCTTCGAGGGCTGA
- a CDS encoding ABC transporter ATP-binding protein — protein MSTGTDATGDTLRFDRRDEEPVLSVDGLRTAFFTDKETIRAVDGVSFDVHDGETVGIVGESGSGKSVTARSIMGLTRSPGRVLDGSIRFRDPATVARLANSFGGRTVDVSGLSDDERADAIGEDDFVFVEEWDGDEPAAGYVEITRASPAALRKLRGKGIAMIFQDPLSSLNPVYTVGNQIKEALRLHRGLRGQAATEKAVDLLEAVSIPDAKRRIGEYPHQFSGGMRQRAVIAMALACEPELLICDEPTTALDVTIQAQILELLEEIQEERGLSIVFITHDMGVMAEVADRLNVMYAGEVVETAPVGEVFANPKHPYTEGLLESIPGRNVGEERLRTIEGDVPTPNEKPTYCRFAPRCPEAFAECDAVHPVSVSVNDAATDHTAACLLYPEDVSREEAVETHRDRGEASEVTVDE, from the coding sequence GTGAGCACCGGCACCGACGCGACGGGCGACACCCTCCGGTTCGACCGTCGCGACGAGGAACCGGTCCTCTCGGTCGACGGCCTGCGAACCGCCTTCTTCACGGACAAGGAGACCATTCGAGCGGTGGACGGCGTGAGCTTCGACGTCCACGACGGCGAGACCGTCGGGATCGTCGGCGAGTCCGGCTCGGGCAAGTCGGTGACCGCGCGGTCGATCATGGGGCTCACCCGGTCACCGGGGCGGGTGCTCGACGGCTCCATCCGGTTTCGCGACCCCGCCACCGTGGCGCGACTCGCGAACTCGTTCGGCGGACGAACCGTCGACGTGTCGGGGCTCTCCGACGACGAACGCGCCGACGCGATCGGCGAGGACGACTTCGTCTTCGTCGAGGAGTGGGACGGCGACGAGCCCGCGGCGGGCTACGTCGAGATCACCCGCGCGTCGCCGGCGGCGCTGCGGAAGCTCCGCGGGAAGGGGATCGCGATGATCTTCCAGGACCCGCTGAGCTCGCTCAACCCCGTCTACACCGTCGGGAACCAGATCAAGGAGGCCCTCCGGCTCCACCGGGGGCTCCGCGGCCAGGCGGCGACCGAGAAGGCGGTGGACCTCCTCGAAGCCGTCTCGATCCCCGACGCCAAACGACGGATCGGCGAGTATCCCCACCAGTTCTCGGGTGGCATGCGCCAGCGCGCGGTGATCGCGATGGCGCTCGCCTGCGAACCCGAACTCCTGATCTGCGACGAGCCGACCACCGCGCTCGACGTCACGATCCAGGCCCAGATCCTCGAACTCCTCGAGGAGATCCAAGAGGAACGCGGTCTCTCGATCGTCTTCATCACCCACGACATGGGCGTGATGGCGGAGGTCGCCGACCGCCTCAACGTGATGTACGCGGGCGAGGTGGTCGAGACCGCGCCGGTCGGCGAGGTGTTCGCGAACCCGAAACACCCCTACACGGAGGGGTTGCTCGAATCGATCCCCGGCCGGAACGTCGGCGAGGAGCGCCTCCGGACGATCGAGGGCGACGTACCGACGCCGAACGAGAAGCCGACCTACTGTCGGTTCGCGCCGCGGTGTCCCGAGGCGTTCGCCGAGTGCGACGCCGTCCACCCGGTCTCGGTGTCGGTGAACGACGCCGCGACCGACCACACCGCGGCGTGTCTACTCTACCCCGAGGACGTCTCGCGGGAGGAGGCGGTCGAGACCCACCGCGACCGTGGCGAGGCCAGCGAGGTGACGGTCGATGAGTGA